From the genome of Antennarius striatus isolate MH-2024 chromosome 19, ASM4005453v1, whole genome shotgun sequence, one region includes:
- the LOC137613547 gene encoding uncharacterized protein isoform X1 — MEYRLIMAVSGFPSLYDSTALTYRDMSTRSDAWRRVAAVVGVPESECRRKWKMLRDQHRRERQREKERRESGVGLQNYRPWRFSAILSFLNPFIDARAAGANGCVLDRNPTRLQGGDTVGCSTTTEPRSDDENTGVAVADATTTSPELVQRQGSSSSCGAPVGVTEVKMEAGPEGAVSDERPRTPHVNTRELFEMMMQSVTSLAASFASSHSSSLHSSPPVLQADLQPPRDLQPSCSASSLSQPKGEEQEAAGVALSDKTDGEEEYHSVSPGPARLRRRSSECLLEEHLRRMEAREARRDWDLDQRDDVSLFLLSLAPALRRLAPEKQSWVRTKIQQLLHEAQFGPTRFQ; from the exons ATGGAGTACAGGCTGATCATGGCCGTGTCCGGTTTCCCCAGCCTGTACGACAGCACCGCCCTCACCTACCGGGACATGAGCACCCGCAGCGACGCGTGGAGGCGGGTGGCGGCGGTGGTCGGTGTCCCCG AGTCAGAGTGCCGCAGGAAGTGGAAGATGCTGCGGGACCAGCACCGGCGGGAGCGCCAGCGGGAGAAGGAGCGGCGAGAGAGCGGCGTGGGGCTCCAGAACTACCGCCCCTGGAGGTTTTCCGCCATCCTGTCCTTCCTGAACCCGTTCATTGACGCCAGAGCCGCCGGCGCCAACGGCTGCGTCCTGGACCGCAACCCAACACGCCTCCAGGGCGGCGACACGGTGGGCTGCAGCACGACCACCGAACCAAGGAGTGACGACGAGAACACGG GCGTTGCCGTTGCCGACGCCACGACGACATCACCAGAGTTGGTCCAGAGGCAGGGCTCATCTTCATCGTGCGGTGCCCCCGTCGGGGTGACGGAGGTGAAGATGGAGGCGGGGCCGGAGGGCGCCGTGTCGGACGAGCGCCCCCGAACGCCACACGTGAACACCAGGGAGCTGTTTGAGATGATGATGCAGTCGGTCACGTCACTCGCCGCCTCCTTCGCCTCGTCACACTCGTCCTCGCTTCACTCCTCCCCCCCCGTCCTGCAGGCGGACCTTCAGCCGCCCCGCGACCTGCAGCCGTCATGCTCCGCCTCCAGCCTCAGTCAGCCCAAaggggaggagcaggaggcggCGGGCGTGGCGCTGTCGGACAAAACCGACGGAGAGGAGGAGTATCACAGTGTGTCCCCTGGCCCCGCCCGCCTCCGGAGGCGGAGCTCCGAGTGTCTGCTGGAGGAGCACCTGAGGAGGATGGAGGCCCGGGAGGCCCGGAGGGACTGGGACCTGGACCAGAGGGACGACGTGAGCCTATTCCTCCTCAGCCTGGCCCCCGCCCTCAGGAGGCTGGCCCCCGAGAAGCAGTCCTGGGTCCGGACCAAgatccagcagctgctgcacgAGGCCCAGTTTGGACCCACCCGCTTCCAGTGA
- the LOC137613547 gene encoding uncharacterized protein isoform X2, translated as MLRDQHRRERQREKERRESGVGLQNYRPWRFSAILSFLNPFIDARAAGANGCVLDRNPTRLQGGDTVGCSTTTEPRSDDENTGVAVADATTTSPELVQRQGSSSSCGAPVGVTEVKMEAGPEGAVSDERPRTPHVNTRELFEMMMQSVTSLAASFASSHSSSLHSSPPVLQADLQPPRDLQPSCSASSLSQPKGEEQEAAGVALSDKTDGEEEYHSVSPGPARLRRRSSECLLEEHLRRMEAREARRDWDLDQRDDVSLFLLSLAPALRRLAPEKQSWVRTKIQQLLHEAQFGPTRFQ; from the exons ATGCTGCGGGACCAGCACCGGCGGGAGCGCCAGCGGGAGAAGGAGCGGCGAGAGAGCGGCGTGGGGCTCCAGAACTACCGCCCCTGGAGGTTTTCCGCCATCCTGTCCTTCCTGAACCCGTTCATTGACGCCAGAGCCGCCGGCGCCAACGGCTGCGTCCTGGACCGCAACCCAACACGCCTCCAGGGCGGCGACACGGTGGGCTGCAGCACGACCACCGAACCAAGGAGTGACGACGAGAACACGG GCGTTGCCGTTGCCGACGCCACGACGACATCACCAGAGTTGGTCCAGAGGCAGGGCTCATCTTCATCGTGCGGTGCCCCCGTCGGGGTGACGGAGGTGAAGATGGAGGCGGGGCCGGAGGGCGCCGTGTCGGACGAGCGCCCCCGAACGCCACACGTGAACACCAGGGAGCTGTTTGAGATGATGATGCAGTCGGTCACGTCACTCGCCGCCTCCTTCGCCTCGTCACACTCGTCCTCGCTTCACTCCTCCCCCCCCGTCCTGCAGGCGGACCTTCAGCCGCCCCGCGACCTGCAGCCGTCATGCTCCGCCTCCAGCCTCAGTCAGCCCAAaggggaggagcaggaggcggCGGGCGTGGCGCTGTCGGACAAAACCGACGGAGAGGAGGAGTATCACAGTGTGTCCCCTGGCCCCGCCCGCCTCCGGAGGCGGAGCTCCGAGTGTCTGCTGGAGGAGCACCTGAGGAGGATGGAGGCCCGGGAGGCCCGGAGGGACTGGGACCTGGACCAGAGGGACGACGTGAGCCTATTCCTCCTCAGCCTGGCCCCCGCCCTCAGGAGGCTGGCCCCCGAGAAGCAGTCCTGGGTCCGGACCAAgatccagcagctgctgcacgAGGCCCAGTTTGGACCCACCCGCTTCCAGTGA